The following coding sequences lie in one Caproicibacterium argilliputei genomic window:
- a CDS encoding ABC transporter ATP-binding protein has translation MNKQVSGKKGLPMGSIKPGTIKRLLKYMGQYRAQMILVFVCIIISAAVNAASSLFLKTLIDSYIMPLVGTKNANFSGLFHVLLMMGTLYLTGVVATLIYNRVMVVVEQGTLKHIRDEMFEHMQTLPLKYFDTHTHGDVMSYYTNDTDTLRQMISQSLPQMISSVMSILAVFVSMLSLSIGLTVFVVIFAFLLLRAIKGIVGKSSSYFVRQQDDLGALDGFIEEMINGQKVIKVFCHEEEAEKAFDKRNEALCESAAKANTFSNITMPVVNNMGYLLYVLLAIVGGAAGIAGVHNLYLGGVNVLTIGTIVAFLTLSRGFIMPMGQVSMQLNMVVMALAGASRIFAFLDEKSETDDGYVTLVNAKKENGKIVECEQRTDVWAWKHPHQDGTLTYTPMQGKIIFDDVDFGYEENKIVLHNISLYAKPGQKVALVGATGAGKTTITNLINRFYDIADGKIRYDDININKICKPDLRRSLGVVLQDVNLFTGTVMENIRYGKLDATDEECVAAAKLANADGFIRMLPDGYQTVLEGDGGGLSQGQRQLISIARAAAADPPVMILDEATSSIDTRTEAIVQKGMDALMQGRTVFVIAHRLSTVRNADAIMVLDHGRIIERGSHEQLIEKKGRYYQLYTGAFELE, from the coding sequence ATGAATAAGCAAGTATCCGGCAAAAAAGGTTTGCCCATGGGCTCTATCAAACCGGGCACCATCAAGCGCCTGCTCAAGTATATGGGGCAGTACCGCGCGCAGATGATTCTGGTTTTTGTGTGCATCATCATCAGCGCGGCGGTCAACGCGGCGTCTTCGCTGTTCCTGAAAACGCTGATTGACAGCTACATCATGCCGCTGGTCGGCACCAAAAATGCGAACTTTTCCGGGCTGTTCCATGTGCTGCTGATGATGGGTACGCTGTACCTGACCGGTGTGGTGGCGACGCTGATTTACAACAGGGTCATGGTCGTGGTAGAGCAAGGTACGCTGAAGCATATTCGGGACGAGATGTTCGAGCATATGCAGACGCTGCCGCTCAAGTACTTCGACACACATACGCACGGCGACGTGATGAGCTACTATACAAACGATACAGACACCCTGCGCCAGATGATTTCCCAGAGTCTGCCGCAGATGATTTCTTCGGTCATGTCCATTCTGGCGGTGTTTGTTTCCATGCTTTCGCTCAGCATTGGTCTGACAGTGTTTGTGGTTATTTTCGCATTCCTGCTGCTGCGCGCCATTAAGGGAATTGTGGGAAAGAGCAGTTCGTACTTCGTGCGCCAGCAGGACGACCTGGGCGCATTGGACGGCTTCATTGAAGAAATGATTAACGGACAGAAGGTCATCAAGGTCTTCTGCCATGAAGAAGAAGCAGAAAAGGCGTTTGACAAGCGCAACGAAGCGCTCTGCGAAAGCGCCGCAAAGGCCAATACCTTCTCCAATATCACCATGCCGGTTGTCAACAACATGGGGTACCTGCTGTATGTTCTGCTGGCCATTGTCGGCGGCGCGGCGGGCATCGCCGGTGTGCACAACCTGTACCTTGGCGGAGTCAATGTGCTGACCATCGGCACTATTGTTGCGTTCCTGACCCTTTCCAGAGGGTTCATCATGCCGATGGGGCAGGTTTCCATGCAGCTCAACATGGTCGTTATGGCGCTGGCGGGCGCTTCCCGTATCTTCGCCTTTTTGGATGAGAAGAGCGAAACGGACGACGGCTACGTAACCCTGGTGAACGCCAAGAAAGAAAACGGAAAGATCGTTGAGTGCGAGCAGCGCACCGATGTTTGGGCGTGGAAGCATCCGCACCAGGACGGCACGCTGACGTACACCCCGATGCAGGGCAAAATTATTTTTGACGATGTGGACTTCGGGTATGAGGAAAACAAAATCGTCCTGCACAACATCTCGCTGTACGCAAAGCCGGGGCAGAAGGTGGCGCTGGTCGGCGCAACCGGCGCCGGCAAAACGACTATTACCAATCTGATCAACCGATTTTATGACATTGCAGACGGCAAAATCCGCTACGATGACATTAATATCAACAAAATCTGCAAGCCGGATTTACGCCGTTCGCTCGGCGTGGTGCTGCAGGATGTAAACCTCTTTACCGGTACGGTGATGGAAAACATCCGCTACGGGAAACTGGATGCCACAGACGAGGAATGCGTCGCAGCGGCAAAGCTTGCCAATGCGGACGGCTTTATCCGGATGCTGCCGGACGGTTACCAGACAGTGCTGGAAGGGGACGGCGGCGGTCTTTCACAGGGGCAGCGGCAGCTTATCTCCATCGCGCGCGCTGCGGCGGCGGACCCGCCGGTCATGATTCTGGACGAGGCGACTTCTTCCATTGACACACGCACGGAAGCCATTGTGCAGAAAGGCATGGATGCGCTGATGCAGGGCCGCACCGTGTTTGTCATTGCCCACCGGCTTTCTACGGTGCGCAACGCAGACGCAATCATGGTTTTGGACCACGGCCGCATCATTGAGCGCGGCAGCCATGAGCAGCTTATTGAAAAGAAAGGCCGGTACTATCAGCTTTATACCGGCGCATTTGAACTGGAGTAA
- a CDS encoding AraC family transcriptional regulator, translated as MIYYMVPLNKPLQYHMTGKFQAPSADWQHFHRRLTDYELIVVTQGTAYLQLEDRQYAVGEGAFLLCAPFQRQFGFKSSLCAFYWLHFSCAEPVQTVTTDAFPEAPTDNTVCIPLTGRAENPDKLIVLMKHLQDDARSYGNPLQNSYLCSSVLCELHCQFAESTRTAALTRRQKQIFYDIQDYVKWHSSTDLRVSAIAAHFGYNRRYLSALFHSAAGISLKAYITQQKLEEAKYLLCDTNNTVAEIAAKLGYKDCRTFLRAFKQDTGLTPSQYRNAYAKRLLFYR; from the coding sequence ATGATATACTATATGGTTCCACTGAACAAGCCGCTGCAATACCACATGACAGGAAAATTTCAGGCACCTTCGGCAGACTGGCAGCATTTTCACCGGCGGCTCACGGACTATGAGCTGATTGTCGTAACGCAGGGCACGGCATATCTGCAGCTGGAAGACCGGCAGTACGCTGTTGGGGAAGGGGCGTTTCTGCTTTGTGCGCCGTTTCAAAGGCAGTTCGGCTTCAAAAGCAGCCTGTGCGCCTTTTATTGGCTGCACTTCAGCTGTGCCGAGCCGGTACAGACTGTCACCACGGACGCCTTTCCCGAAGCGCCGACCGACAACACCGTCTGTATTCCACTGACCGGAAGGGCAGAAAATCCGGACAAACTCATCGTCCTGATGAAGCACCTGCAGGATGACGCGCGCAGCTACGGCAATCCGCTGCAAAACAGCTACCTGTGCTCCAGCGTACTGTGCGAGTTGCACTGTCAGTTTGCGGAAAGCACACGAACCGCCGCGCTGACCCGCCGACAGAAACAGATTTTCTACGATATACAGGATTATGTGAAGTGGCACAGCAGCACTGACCTGCGGGTTTCCGCCATTGCCGCGCATTTCGGCTACAACCGCCGGTACCTTTCCGCACTGTTTCACTCTGCCGCGGGCATTTCCCTCAAGGCATACATTACCCAGCAGAAGCTGGAAGAGGCCAAGTACCTGCTGTGTGACACTAACAACACTGTTGCGGAAATCGCGGCTAAACTCGGTTACAAGGACTGCCGCACGTTTCTGCGCGCCTTTAAGCAGGACACCGGGCTGACCCCCTCGCAGTACCGCAATGCCTACGCCAAGCGTCTGCTTTTTTACCGATAA
- a CDS encoding DUF421 domain-containing protein — protein MEVGKLILSSLLSVVVLFILGKLMGHKQIAQLDFFDYITGITIGSIAAELATELENPWQPLLAMLVYGLLSVGLSVLEDKVPRIRQYTNGVPAVIMDHGKLNRQNMKKAKLDLSEFLVLCRQAGYFDLNDIQTAIFEYNGSLTILPVSTQRPTTPADWNLSPQQETYFTEIILDGRVQGRQLKKLGLSQTWLEEQLQAQGYHSAAEVYLGLCDKNNAVQFYTAK, from the coding sequence ATGGAAGTCGGAAAGCTGATTTTATCTTCACTTTTGTCGGTTGTCGTTTTGTTTATTTTGGGGAAGCTGATGGGACATAAACAGATTGCCCAGTTGGATTTCTTCGATTACATTACCGGCATTACCATTGGCTCCATTGCGGCGGAATTGGCAACAGAACTGGAAAACCCATGGCAGCCGCTGCTTGCCATGCTGGTATACGGGCTTTTGTCAGTCGGTCTGAGCGTGCTGGAGGACAAGGTTCCGCGTATCCGGCAGTATACAAACGGAGTGCCTGCGGTGATTATGGATCACGGAAAGCTGAACCGCCAAAATATGAAAAAGGCTAAGCTGGATCTCAGCGAATTTTTGGTCTTGTGCCGGCAGGCGGGATACTTTGACCTGAACGACATTCAGACGGCAATTTTTGAGTACAACGGTTCGCTGACCATTCTGCCGGTTTCTACGCAGCGACCGACAACACCGGCGGATTGGAACCTTTCGCCGCAGCAGGAAACGTACTTTACGGAAATCATTCTGGACGGTCGTGTGCAGGGGCGGCAGCTGAAAAAGCTGGGCCTTTCGCAGACGTGGCTGGAGGAGCAGCTGCAGGCACAAGGGTACCACAGCGCCGCGGAAGTGTATTTGGGTTTGTGTGACAAAAATAACGCGGTGCAATTTTATACGGCCAAATAA
- a CDS encoding MarR family winged helix-turn-helix transcriptional regulator, producing MDRMRIGYELRTLDHLIKRYFDYSSNRSKIESATGNNGSIIAFIGECQDSGCEVFQRDLERHFEITRSTVSSVITLMEQKGLLQRVPVQWDARLKKIILTPKAESLKAVMRDDSIQMNRILTKGFTDEELDTLYTYIQRMKKNIAGQQ from the coding sequence ATGGACAGAATGCGCATTGGGTATGAGCTCCGCACCTTGGACCATCTCATCAAGCGCTATTTCGATTATTCTTCCAATCGCAGCAAGATTGAGTCGGCAACCGGCAATAACGGTAGCATCATTGCCTTCATCGGCGAGTGTCAGGACAGCGGCTGCGAGGTGTTTCAGCGGGATTTGGAGCGGCACTTTGAAATCACGCGCTCCACAGTTTCCAGCGTCATCACCCTGATGGAGCAGAAGGGACTGCTGCAGCGGGTGCCGGTGCAGTGGGACGCAAGGCTGAAAAAGATTATCTTGACACCGAAAGCGGAAAGTCTGAAAGCTGTGATGCGCGACGACTCGATTCAGATGAACCGAATTTTGACCAAAGGCTTTACAGACGAAGAACTCGATACGCTGTATACTTATATACAGCGTATGAAAAAAAACATCGCCGGGCAGCAGTGA
- a CDS encoding alpha/beta hydrolase, producing MAVFQGTFHSFALSKRTNVDVLLPTDAEPWMRRDNEHYNRPMKTLYLLHGYSDCSKDWLLKTDIAQIADRYNLAVVMPNGDNSFYLDRPATGYAYCRFVGEELPDFMERTFGLSRKKEDVFIGGASMGGFGAEHTALMYPEQFCKALLFSPAVLIDQLAEITEDGEGTGIANYAYYLTTFGDLSRAKGSDADPAYLIKKLKQEGKDWIPFYLTVGRDDFLIQNVHRLRDFLTEEHYPFVYQEEDGNHDWYYWNRHLEEAIRWMLDCGEQK from the coding sequence ATGGCGGTTTTTCAAGGAACGTTTCATTCTTTTGCACTGTCCAAGCGCACCAATGTGGACGTGCTGCTTCCAACCGACGCGGAGCCGTGGATGCGCCGGGATAACGAACATTACAACCGGCCGATGAAAACGCTGTATCTGCTGCACGGTTACTCGGACTGCAGCAAGGACTGGCTGCTCAAAACGGATATTGCCCAGATTGCCGACCGGTACAATCTGGCAGTGGTCATGCCCAACGGTGACAATAGTTTTTATCTGGACCGTCCGGCGACCGGTTATGCTTACTGCCGCTTCGTGGGGGAGGAACTGCCGGACTTTATGGAGCGCACGTTTGGCCTTTCCCGCAAAAAAGAGGACGTCTTTATCGGCGGCGCTTCCATGGGCGGCTTCGGTGCGGAGCATACCGCGCTGATGTATCCGGAGCAGTTTTGCAAGGCGCTTCTATTTTCTCCGGCAGTGCTGATTGACCAGCTTGCCGAGATTACCGAAGACGGCGAGGGCACCGGCATTGCCAACTACGCGTATTACTTGACTACATTCGGTGACCTGAGCCGGGCAAAGGGCAGCGACGCGGACCCGGCGTACCTTATCAAGAAGCTGAAGCAGGAGGGTAAGGACTGGATTCCGTTCTACCTGACAGTCGGCAGGGATGATTTCCTGATTCAAAATGTGCACCGTTTGCGCGACTTCCTGACGGAGGAGCACTATCCGTTTGTGTATCAGGAAGAGGATGGCAACCACGACTGGTACTATTGGAACCGGCACTTAGAGGAAGCTATCCGCTGGATGCTGGACTGCGGCGAGCAGAAATAA
- a CDS encoding ABC transporter ATP-binding protein: MIKRLLGSLREYKKDTLLTPAFVAVESVLEIVIPTLMAYLIDYGINRKDMAYVLKMGGALVLCAVISLTFGIISGKTAANASAGFAKNLRHDMYYNVQKFSFSNIDKFSTASIVTRLTTDITNVQNAFMMLIRMAIRAPIIMVCALIMSFHVSHSISVIFLVIIPVLGFGLFYIAAYVHPIFERVFRTYDHLNNVVQENLHGIRVVKSFTREAHEQTKFEKISLKIYQDFSKAEGILAFNMPMMQFCIYTAMILISWMSAQAIVASGNNPAVGLTTGDLTSLITYTMQILMSLMMLSMVFVMIIVSRASMERITEVLQEKSTLDSKENPVREVRDGSVVFENVQFSYSRKAEKPVLQNVNFRVNSGETIGIIGGTGSSKSSLVQLIPRLYDVTAGHVLVGGVDVRDYDLEALRNAVAMVLQKNILFSGTIKENLRWGNKEATEEQLVNVCKLAQADDFINEFPDKYDTYIDQGGTNVSGGQKQRLCIARALLKKPKILILDDSTSAVDTKTDALIRRAFQQEIPDTTKFIIAQRISSVQDADKVLVLDDGVVTAFGSHEELLKTSDIYREAYESQMKGGAVDE, translated from the coding sequence TTGATTAAGAGATTGCTTGGCAGTTTGCGGGAGTACAAAAAAGATACGCTCCTGACACCTGCTTTTGTGGCGGTGGAGTCGGTGCTTGAAATTGTAATTCCGACTTTAATGGCCTATCTGATTGATTACGGCATTAACCGAAAGGACATGGCATATGTGCTGAAGATGGGCGGTGCGCTGGTGCTCTGCGCGGTGATTTCCCTGACATTTGGCATTATTTCAGGAAAAACGGCGGCAAATGCCTCCGCCGGCTTTGCGAAGAATCTGCGGCACGATATGTATTATAATGTACAGAAATTTTCCTTTTCCAATATCGATAAGTTTTCAACCGCGAGCATCGTCACGCGCCTGACCACAGACATCACCAATGTGCAGAACGCGTTCATGATGCTGATTCGTATGGCAATTCGCGCGCCGATTATCATGGTGTGTGCGCTGATTATGTCGTTTCACGTCAGCCACAGCATTTCGGTGATTTTCCTGGTGATTATTCCGGTGCTGGGTTTCGGGCTGTTTTACATAGCGGCCTATGTGCATCCGATTTTTGAGCGTGTTTTCCGCACGTACGACCATCTGAACAATGTGGTGCAGGAAAACCTGCACGGCATCCGTGTGGTCAAGTCCTTTACACGCGAGGCGCACGAGCAAACAAAGTTTGAAAAGATTTCGCTGAAGATTTATCAGGACTTTTCCAAGGCAGAGGGCATTCTGGCGTTTAATATGCCGATGATGCAGTTCTGCATTTACACAGCCATGATTCTGATTTCCTGGATGAGCGCGCAGGCCATCGTTGCCAGCGGCAACAATCCGGCTGTTGGTCTGACCACCGGCGACCTGACCAGCCTCATTACGTACACCATGCAGATTCTTATGAGTCTGATGATGCTTTCGATGGTGTTCGTCATGATTATCGTTTCCCGTGCTTCTATGGAGCGTATTACGGAGGTTTTGCAGGAAAAGAGCACACTCGACAGCAAAGAGAATCCGGTGCGCGAGGTAAGGGATGGCTCTGTGGTTTTTGAAAACGTACAGTTTTCTTACTCCAGAAAAGCGGAAAAACCAGTGCTGCAAAATGTAAATTTCCGGGTGAACTCCGGCGAAACCATCGGCATCATCGGCGGCACCGGCTCCTCCAAATCCAGCCTGGTGCAGCTGATTCCGCGCCTGTACGACGTAACCGCGGGGCACGTGCTGGTGGGCGGCGTGGATGTGCGTGATTACGACCTTGAAGCGCTGCGCAATGCGGTTGCCATGGTGTTGCAGAAAAACATCCTTTTCTCGGGCACGATTAAGGAGAATCTGCGCTGGGGCAACAAGGAAGCAACAGAGGAACAGCTGGTTAACGTTTGCAAGCTGGCACAGGCGGATGACTTCATCAATGAATTCCCCGACAAGTACGATACGTACATCGACCAGGGCGGCACCAACGTCTCCGGCGGGCAGAAGCAGCGCCTCTGCATTGCACGTGCCCTGCTGAAGAAGCCGAAGATTCTGATTTTGGACGATTCCACCAGCGCGGTGGATACCAAAACAGACGCCTTGATTCGGCGTGCGTTTCAGCAGGAGATTCCGGACACGACCAAGTTCATTATTGCCCAGCGGATTTCTTCCGTACAGGATGCCGATAAAGTCCTGGTGCTGGACGACGGTGTCGTGACAGCTTTCGGCAGCCATGAGGAGCTGCTGAAAACATCGGATATTTACCGCGAGGCCTATGAATCGCAGATGAAGGGGGGCGCTGTGGATGAATAA